One window of the Nitrospira sp. genome contains the following:
- a CDS encoding NAD(P)/FAD-dependent oxidoreductase, which yields MGHSIAGESAQALVTCDVLVVGGGPAGSTISALLAEQGWNVHILEKDPHPRFHIGESLLPQSLPILKQLGVLAEVEQIGLIKYGAEMVSHRYGRSQMFYFAKAFDESQPYAFEVKRSEFDAILLKKAISKGVKVYEGVKAQRVEFRPGQSSLIHTEDREGRPQTWDAKFVVDASGRDTFLSNQLGGKRRSQQHSSAAIFGHFEGVGRLPGKDEGNITAGWLNDGWCWLIPFKDGTTSVGVVCHPDYIKSRTVPLDQFLLDTLRQSPPIAQRMERAKPLTQTYAAANFSYRRDTMSGDGYLMVGDAFAFIDPVFSSGVHLALNSGTRGAKVVDAYLRKSPEYAAHLQEFERMVRRGIKTFSWFIHRFNQPAFQSLFVSTNRPPKIERAVLSLLAGDVFAQSQARIPLFCFKVVYYIVFVLNWKENWAGARRRKQGTRTTVTEVKDYAVTQANAPS from the coding sequence TTGGGTCACTCAATTGCCGGTGAATCAGCTCAAGCACTCGTGACCTGTGATGTGCTGGTCGTCGGCGGCGGGCCGGCCGGATCCACAATCTCCGCTCTGTTGGCCGAACAGGGCTGGAACGTGCACATTCTCGAAAAAGACCCCCACCCGCGATTTCACATCGGGGAGTCGCTCCTGCCTCAATCGCTCCCCATCTTGAAGCAACTGGGGGTGCTCGCGGAAGTCGAACAAATTGGCCTTATCAAGTACGGCGCCGAGATGGTCTCCCATCGTTACGGCCGGTCGCAGATGTTCTACTTTGCCAAAGCCTTCGATGAATCCCAACCCTACGCGTTTGAAGTGAAGCGGTCCGAGTTCGATGCCATTCTCTTGAAGAAGGCAATCTCTAAAGGCGTGAAGGTCTACGAAGGAGTCAAAGCCCAGCGCGTCGAATTCCGCCCCGGTCAGAGTTCCCTGATCCACACGGAAGATCGCGAAGGCCGGCCGCAAACCTGGGACGCGAAGTTTGTCGTCGACGCCAGCGGCCGCGACACCTTTCTCTCGAACCAGCTCGGCGGCAAGCGCCGAAGCCAGCAACATAGCAGCGCGGCGATCTTCGGCCACTTCGAGGGGGTCGGACGGCTCCCCGGCAAGGACGAAGGCAATATCACCGCCGGGTGGCTGAACGACGGCTGGTGCTGGCTGATTCCTTTCAAGGACGGCACCACCAGCGTGGGGGTCGTCTGCCATCCGGACTATATTAAGTCGCGAACGGTCCCACTCGATCAATTTCTCCTGGATACACTGCGACAGTCCCCTCCGATTGCCCAACGCATGGAACGGGCCAAGCCCCTGACACAGACCTATGCCGCCGCAAATTTTTCCTATCGGCGAGACACGATGTCCGGCGACGGCTATCTGATGGTCGGCGACGCGTTCGCCTTCATCGACCCGGTCTTCTCCAGCGGGGTCCACCTGGCCCTCAATAGCGGCACACGAGGAGCCAAAGTCGTCGACGCCTATCTTCGGAAGTCGCCTGAATATGCCGCGCACCTTCAAGAATTCGAACGCATGGTCCGCCGCGGCATCAAGACCTTTTCCTGGTTCATCCATCGATTCAATCAGCCGGCCTTTCAGTCGCTGTTCGTCTCAACCAATCGGCCTCCAAAAATCGAACGGGCGGTGCTGTCCTTGTTGGCCGGGGATGTGTTCGCTCAATCCCAAGCGCGCATCCCTCTTTTCTGTTTTAAAGTTGTGTACTACATCGTTTTCGTATTGAATTGGAAAGAGAATTGGGCCGGGGCCCGCCGCCGCAAACAGGGCACGAGAACGACCGTGACCGAAGTCAAAGATTACGCCGTAACCCAAGCCAACGCGCCAAGTTAG
- a CDS encoding alpha/beta hydrolase — MWFQSADGTKLFGWYVEARADAGVLLWCHGNAGSVIHRLENLRELYRLGLSIFIFDYRGYGRSQGKPSEDGLYQDAIGAYDYLTRVRLIRSERIVVFGRSLGAAVATDLVSQKPAAGLILESPFPSIAAIAKHHYGGMPVHWLLGAEFNLIDRLPQLSLPTLVIHGDRDDIIPIEFGRQVFEAAKPPKWWYAIAGADHNNTYQVGGSVYFRRFADFVRTAIAA; from the coding sequence GTGTGGTTTCAATCGGCGGACGGCACCAAACTTTTCGGCTGGTATGTCGAAGCACGCGCGGATGCCGGCGTGCTGCTCTGGTGTCATGGCAACGCCGGGAGCGTCATTCACCGGCTTGAAAACCTGCGCGAGCTCTATCGGCTGGGATTGTCGATTTTCATCTTCGACTATCGAGGATATGGTCGAAGCCAGGGCAAGCCGTCGGAAGACGGGCTCTACCAAGACGCGATCGGCGCCTACGACTATCTTACCCGGGTGCGGCTGATTCGCTCGGAACGGATTGTCGTGTTCGGCCGGTCGCTGGGCGCTGCCGTCGCGACCGATCTTGTCTCCCAGAAGCCGGCGGCAGGATTGATTTTGGAGTCGCCGTTCCCGTCGATTGCCGCGATCGCAAAACATCACTACGGCGGCATGCCGGTGCATTGGCTGCTCGGGGCGGAATTCAATCTCATCGATCGCCTTCCGCAGCTGTCCCTTCCCACGCTCGTGATCCACGGCGATCGGGACGACATCATTCCTATCGAGTTCGGCCGCCAGGTTTTCGAGGCCGCCAAGCCGCCGAAATGGTGGTATGCGATAGCCGGCGCGGATCACAACAATACCTATCAAGTGGGCGGGAGCGTGTACTTTCGCCGGTTTGCTGATTTCGTTCGAACCGCGATTGCAGCTTAG
- a CDS encoding CBS domain-containing protein produces the protein MSFRNTPAFSQSPGFSAAVHTAPPEVSVYDAARIMHWRKVGVVLVVRHHRPVGIVTDRDLTTRVVANGLDPRSTTLGRIMTAPLVTAAAEASDEQVLHVLAQSLVRQVPLVDGEGNVAGLASWNLTEAANGSGPFGARLVRSTAMVPMVKRRKFRRVLFGLQQEVRQHARWIGATIALAAIGAVISLVAVGYWSPWSSASVASLHVTESARSSKPSTEATQSPHADPKPGPPSLTPTR, from the coding sequence ATCTCTTTTAGGAATACTCCTGCATTCAGTCAGAGCCCGGGCTTTTCCGCCGCCGTCCATACGGCGCCGCCGGAGGTGTCGGTCTACGATGCTGCGCGCATCATGCATTGGCGGAAGGTCGGGGTCGTGCTCGTGGTGCGGCATCATCGACCGGTGGGAATCGTCACCGATCGGGATCTGACGACCCGGGTCGTGGCCAATGGCCTTGACCCCCGGTCGACGACGCTCGGTCGGATCATGACCGCGCCGTTGGTGACAGCGGCGGCTGAGGCGTCCGATGAACAGGTATTGCACGTGCTGGCGCAGAGCCTGGTACGACAGGTTCCGCTGGTCGACGGCGAAGGGAATGTGGCCGGGTTGGCTTCCTGGAACCTCACCGAAGCCGCTAACGGCTCGGGCCCCTTCGGTGCCAGGCTGGTTCGATCGACGGCGATGGTCCCGATGGTGAAGCGCCGGAAGTTCAGGCGGGTGCTCTTCGGTTTGCAGCAGGAGGTCCGTCAGCACGCCCGTTGGATCGGAGCCACCATCGCGTTGGCGGCGATCGGTGCGGTCATCTCTCTGGTCGCGGTGGGCTACTGGAGCCCGTGGAGTTCGGCTTCTGTCGCGTCACTGCACGTGACGGAATCCGCCCGATCAAGCAAGCCCTCTACGGAGGCGACGCAGTCCCCTCATGCCGACCCGAAACCTGGGCCTCCTTCGTTGACCCCGACCCGATAA
- the tdh gene encoding L-threonine 3-dehydrogenase, producing the protein MRALVKTSAGPGLTAMTCPDPTPGPNDVIVKIKATSLCGTDAHIYNWDPWAHSRIHPPRIIGHEMCGEVVEIGRDVRRVKIGDYVAAESHITCGHCFQCRTGQAHVCRNYRILGVDRDGSFAEYVVLPENVLWNTSPSIPPEYASVQEPLGNAVDAALAEDLTGHTVLITGCGPTGLFSTAVARTAGAATIIATDVSDYRLGLAKQVGADYVLNAKTQTPEQIAAAIREITAGEGVDASLEMSGHPSALHQAFGAVKNGGRVTLFGIPTGPISFDLANEIIFKGIRVHGITGRRLFSTWYRLAGLFKAGLNIKPIVTHTFPMSDYARGFELINSGQCGKVVLFP; encoded by the coding sequence ATGCGCGCACTCGTGAAAACATCCGCTGGCCCCGGGCTGACAGCAATGACTTGTCCGGACCCGACTCCAGGACCGAACGATGTCATCGTGAAGATCAAAGCCACCTCGCTCTGCGGCACCGATGCCCATATCTACAACTGGGACCCCTGGGCGCACAGCCGCATTCATCCGCCCCGCATCATCGGCCATGAAATGTGCGGCGAGGTCGTCGAGATCGGCAGGGATGTCAGGCGAGTGAAGATCGGCGACTACGTTGCGGCCGAATCGCACATCACCTGCGGCCACTGTTTCCAGTGCCGCACCGGCCAGGCCCATGTCTGTCGAAACTATCGCATCCTCGGAGTCGATCGCGACGGCTCCTTTGCCGAGTATGTCGTCCTGCCGGAGAATGTGCTCTGGAACACCTCTCCGTCCATCCCGCCGGAATACGCCTCGGTCCAGGAACCACTCGGCAATGCGGTCGATGCCGCCCTCGCGGAAGACCTCACCGGCCATACCGTTTTGATCACCGGCTGCGGACCGACCGGATTATTCTCGACCGCCGTCGCCCGCACCGCCGGCGCGGCGACGATCATTGCCACGGATGTGAGTGACTATCGCCTCGGCCTGGCCAAACAGGTCGGCGCCGACTACGTGTTGAACGCCAAGACCCAGACGCCCGAGCAGATCGCGGCGGCGATTCGCGAGATCACCGCCGGAGAAGGTGTCGATGCCTCGTTGGAAATGTCCGGCCACCCGAGCGCGCTGCACCAGGCCTTCGGCGCGGTCAAGAACGGAGGACGGGTGACCCTCTTCGGCATTCCGACCGGGCCGATCTCGTTCGACCTGGCCAACGAAATCATCTTCAAAGGGATTCGCGTGCACGGCATTACAGGCCGGCGCCTCTTCAGCACGTGGTATCGCCTGGCCGGGCTCTTCAAAGCCGGGCTCAACATCAAGCCGATCGTCACGCATACCTTCCCGATGAGCGACTACGCCCGGGGGTTTGAGTTGATCAATTCCGGACAGTGCGGCAAAGTGGTTTTGTTTCCCTGA
- a CDS encoding polysaccharide deacetylase family protein has translation MGWTEPSRRAALPINGQEAGRTAKPGKQFYFTIDCDWVPGSHVGLAALLDCCDRFRIKATIFFAGRFAEAYPELVRECLHRGHQLGTHGWAHGGLEEDEDFRIASYEQQRQWIRRATDAVEKAAGVRPVVFRAPNLWIGETTLRVLEEEGYHYDSSVPARRFDMGLGRVHYLKYFSAPRDPYRPSRSNLNHPGDSSIVEMPPSSCLFPVNLATLRTVGLSKFQRMLRWIGARSRHLVFYCHPGEFVLATEQAFPRSMSKWNQNRMRPENLVLVNQLLDHILEIGYTPARMTDTATRHLDVRTSGGRRAGRFQPEQF, from the coding sequence ATGGGCTGGACGGAACCATCCCGGCGAGCCGCCCTGCCGATCAACGGACAGGAGGCCGGACGGACCGCAAAACCGGGCAAGCAGTTTTACTTCACCATCGATTGCGACTGGGTCCCCGGTTCGCATGTCGGGCTGGCGGCACTCCTGGACTGTTGCGACCGCTTCCGCATCAAAGCGACGATCTTCTTTGCCGGCCGATTTGCCGAAGCCTATCCGGAGCTCGTCCGCGAATGCCTCCACCGCGGGCACCAGCTCGGCACCCACGGCTGGGCGCACGGGGGGCTGGAAGAGGATGAGGACTTCCGTATCGCGTCCTACGAGCAACAGCGGCAATGGATCCGGCGGGCAACGGATGCCGTGGAGAAAGCGGCCGGCGTCAGGCCGGTCGTGTTCCGGGCGCCGAATCTGTGGATCGGCGAAACCACGCTCCGGGTCCTCGAGGAAGAAGGCTATCACTACGACTCATCCGTTCCCGCCAGGCGATTCGACATGGGACTCGGCCGTGTCCACTATCTCAAATACTTCAGCGCGCCCAGGGACCCTTACCGCCCGTCACGCAGCAATCTGAATCATCCCGGCGACAGCAGCATCGTGGAAATGCCGCCATCGTCTTGTCTGTTTCCGGTCAATCTGGCCACCCTGCGCACGGTCGGCCTCAGCAAGTTCCAGCGCATGCTCCGATGGATCGGAGCACGCTCGCGCCACCTCGTCTTTTACTGCCACCCGGGCGAATTCGTGCTGGCCACCGAACAAGCTTTTCCCCGCTCCATGTCCAAATGGAATCAGAACCGGATGCGGCCGGAGAACTTGGTTCTGGTGAACCAGTTACTCGATCATATCCTTGAGATCGGATATACGCCGGCCCGCATGACCGATACCGCAACGCGACACCTTGACGTGAGGACCAGTGGGGGAAGAAGAGCAGGAAGATTTCAACCAGAGCAGTTCTAA
- a CDS encoding glycine C-acetyltransferase, whose protein sequence is MAYQSLKKVLTQQLADIRAAGLYKHERQLLSPQGTDIRVAQGPALNLCANNYLGLANHPDIRQAAVDGLTEHGYGMASVRFICGTQDLHVQLEQAISTFLGTENTILYSSCFDANGGLFEVLLSEEDAVISDALNHASVIDGIRLCKAKRLRYAHADMAELETQLREARSCRLRLIATDGVFSMDGDLAKLDEIVELADRYDAIVMVDDSHATGVLGPNGRGTPAHFGVVDRVDIVTSTLGKSLGGAAGGFTSGRAEIVELLRQRSRPYLFSNALPPVIAAAALQAVQLVAQGDVLRAHLRDNAAFFRTQLTALGFRLVPGHHPIIPVMLGDATLASRMAEKLLQEGIYVVGFSFPVVPKDQARIRVQMSAAHTRTQLQQAIGAFEKVGRELGVI, encoded by the coding sequence ATGGCGTACCAGTCACTCAAGAAAGTGCTCACGCAACAACTCGCCGACATCCGCGCGGCGGGGCTGTATAAGCACGAGCGGCAACTTCTCAGCCCGCAAGGGACCGACATCCGCGTCGCGCAAGGCCCGGCGCTCAACCTCTGCGCGAACAACTACCTGGGCCTCGCCAATCATCCGGACATCCGGCAAGCCGCCGTCGACGGATTGACCGAACACGGATACGGCATGGCCTCCGTGCGCTTCATCTGCGGCACCCAGGATCTGCACGTGCAGTTGGAACAGGCGATCAGCACCTTTCTCGGAACCGAGAACACAATTCTCTATAGCTCCTGCTTCGACGCCAACGGCGGCCTGTTTGAGGTGCTGCTGAGTGAAGAGGACGCCGTGATCAGCGACGCGCTGAATCATGCCAGCGTGATCGACGGCATTCGGCTCTGTAAGGCGAAGCGCCTTCGATACGCCCATGCCGACATGGCCGAGCTTGAAACGCAGCTACGAGAAGCCCGTTCCTGCCGGCTGCGCCTGATCGCGACCGACGGAGTCTTTTCCATGGATGGAGATCTCGCCAAGCTCGATGAGATTGTCGAGCTGGCCGATCGCTACGACGCCATCGTCATGGTGGATGACAGCCACGCGACCGGGGTGCTGGGTCCGAACGGACGCGGAACGCCGGCGCATTTCGGGGTGGTCGATCGAGTGGATATCGTGACGAGCACGCTCGGGAAAAGCCTCGGCGGCGCGGCCGGAGGATTCACCTCGGGACGGGCGGAAATCGTCGAGTTGCTGCGTCAGCGCTCGCGTCCGTACCTCTTTTCGAATGCCCTGCCGCCGGTGATCGCGGCAGCCGCGCTGCAAGCGGTGCAACTGGTCGCACAAGGCGATGTGTTGCGCGCGCACCTGCGTGACAACGCCGCATTTTTCCGCACACAATTGACTGCGCTCGGATTCCGGCTCGTCCCCGGGCATCACCCTATCATTCCGGTAATGCTGGGTGATGCCACCCTCGCGTCACGCATGGCAGAGAAACTGCTCCAGGAAGGCATTTACGTGGTCGGCTTCAGCTTTCCCGTCGTGCCGAAGGACCAGGCGCGCATCCGCGTGCAGATGTCCGCCGCGCATACGAGGACGCAATTGCAACAGGCTATCGGCGCCTTTGAAAAGGTTGGTCGAGAACTCGGAGTGATCTAA
- a CDS encoding adenylate/guanylate cyclase domain-containing protein: protein MNGTLMKRLLVSTALALPVGALLIAAYHRQVFATAQVQSTDFLFAARAGEQSRTTVIVGIDQRSYRELLPTYGPLVNWPRTLYAQALQALRAAGARTVVLDIFFDAAKSDDPHLIAAMQEMGNVIAPLEAQGPKALHPRPGVAQEFEVFVSPAAAIRSAAVAEGTVNVTTDRDTVVRSLPLLLEAKGQVHPALALSAVARYVRRPAVLDADATDETAYGAGRAIPLIDNGRMLINFLGPPSSPERGGAFTILPFVDLLNKSFEPDLVRDKIVLLGLTIRGVDEFATPTTAETRMWGVEVQANIVETILGQRYLVPSSAPATSLLVCAAALIGTWLAALLRPIRAAMGLLGLLLLYFLAGGILFDQGTLLNLIYPPAALALGFAVSQVYRLLFEQAQQRTMRDVMARYLSPSVSQWVLNQPERLTLGGETRTMTAFFCDLRGFTTLSQAMEPQALVALLNDYMSAMTEIVFRHDGVLDKYIGDEIMAFWNAPMDQPDHAARACATALDMVQRLHELRTQWKERGNPQLDLGIGINTGPMVVGNMGSRDRLAYTVLGDAVNIASRLQGVNKDYGTRVLVSEATMNAAGESFTYRYLDRVQVKGRTEPLAVYEVVSYRHQLDPKTGTLLERYASGIERYHAGQWAAAAELFDRLLADYPGDGPSALYLRRSREFAATPPPPDWNGVTILTTK, encoded by the coding sequence ATGAACGGCACGTTGATGAAGCGACTCCTCGTCAGCACGGCGCTCGCGCTGCCGGTCGGCGCACTGCTGATCGCGGCGTACCATCGACAGGTCTTCGCGACGGCGCAGGTACAAAGCACGGACTTTCTCTTTGCCGCCCGGGCCGGCGAACAATCCCGGACCACCGTCATCGTCGGCATCGATCAACGCAGCTACCGCGAACTCCTCCCGACATATGGCCCGCTGGTGAACTGGCCTCGCACACTCTATGCGCAGGCCCTGCAGGCTCTACGCGCAGCCGGCGCGCGCACGGTCGTGCTCGATATCTTCTTCGACGCGGCCAAATCGGACGACCCGCATCTCATCGCCGCCATGCAAGAGATGGGCAACGTGATTGCGCCGCTCGAAGCGCAAGGACCCAAAGCGCTTCATCCACGACCCGGGGTCGCGCAGGAGTTCGAGGTGTTCGTCTCTCCAGCCGCCGCCATCCGGTCCGCGGCAGTGGCAGAGGGGACGGTCAACGTCACCACGGATCGCGATACAGTGGTCCGCAGTCTACCCCTCTTATTGGAAGCGAAGGGGCAGGTGCATCCGGCATTGGCGCTTTCAGCCGTCGCGCGCTATGTCCGGCGGCCGGCCGTGCTCGACGCCGACGCCACGGACGAGACCGCCTATGGAGCGGGGCGAGCCATTCCATTGATCGACAACGGCCGCATGCTCATCAACTTCCTCGGGCCTCCGTCGAGTCCGGAGCGAGGCGGTGCGTTTACCATTCTTCCTTTCGTGGACCTGCTCAACAAGTCGTTCGAGCCCGACCTCGTACGAGACAAAATCGTGCTGCTGGGGTTGACCATTCGCGGCGTGGACGAGTTTGCCACGCCCACAACGGCGGAAACCAGAATGTGGGGCGTGGAAGTCCAGGCCAACATCGTCGAAACGATTCTCGGCCAGCGCTATCTCGTGCCGAGCTCTGCACCGGCGACGAGCCTGCTCGTATGCGCGGCCGCGTTGATCGGAACCTGGCTCGCGGCGCTGCTCCGCCCCATTCGCGCGGCGATGGGATTGTTGGGATTGCTGCTCCTGTATTTCCTGGCCGGCGGGATCCTCTTCGATCAGGGGACGCTCTTGAATCTGATTTATCCGCCCGCCGCGCTGGCGCTCGGCTTTGCAGTCAGCCAAGTCTATCGCCTGCTCTTCGAACAAGCGCAGCAACGGACGATGCGGGACGTCATGGCGCGCTACCTCTCGCCTTCCGTCAGTCAGTGGGTCCTGAACCAGCCCGAGCGTCTCACGCTGGGAGGTGAAACCCGCACGATGACCGCCTTCTTCTGCGACCTTCGCGGCTTCACGACCCTGTCCCAAGCCATGGAGCCGCAAGCCCTCGTGGCGCTCCTGAACGACTACATGAGCGCGATGACGGAGATCGTGTTCCGGCATGACGGCGTGCTGGACAAATACATCGGCGACGAGATCATGGCGTTTTGGAATGCGCCGATGGATCAACCCGACCATGCCGCCAGGGCCTGCGCCACGGCGCTCGATATGGTCCAGCGGCTGCACGAACTGCGCACGCAGTGGAAAGAACGGGGCAATCCGCAACTTGACCTGGGTATCGGGATCAACACCGGCCCGATGGTGGTGGGGAATATGGGATCGCGTGACCGGCTCGCATATACCGTCCTCGGAGACGCCGTCAACATTGCGTCCCGCCTGCAAGGCGTCAACAAAGACTATGGAACCAGAGTGCTGGTCAGCGAGGCGACAATGAACGCCGCCGGAGAGTCGTTCACGTATCGGTATCTCGACCGCGTACAAGTGAAAGGACGAACCGAACCGCTGGCGGTGTATGAGGTGGTGTCCTACCGGCATCAGCTCGATCCGAAAACGGGGACGCTGCTGGAGCGGTATGCGAGCGGCATCGAACGGTATCACGCCGGGCAATGGGCGGCGGCGGCCGAACTCTTCGACAGGCTCCTGGCCGATTATCCGGGAGACGGCCCGAGCGCTCTCTACCTGCGCCGCAGCCGGGAGTTTGCCGCAACTCCTCCCCCGCCTGATTGGAACGGGGTCACGATCCTGACAACCAAATAG
- a CDS encoding FecR domain-containing protein produces the protein MRPVLSLRRALILLWTGAVIVIALFGGATSSGAAGPPVASATATLNIIAGDVQVVPSEGGPARAAKDGMNLAVGAHVVTGPKSTALVTFLDGSTLTVQPDSDATVKQADLSKKQSTVRIKVNLGTVWARVAKLVDSGSSFSLESNSATATVHDGLIGARQEADGTFTCWTRAGNLFLVDPSGRIISELQPGQMDVVKTGQPSNPHPFFSNDSALRVATSSGVLPLTLMADKARLAGFVSPRFEVNQVFGSFTGLTEQGGRVVEVPAGVAAPFTLIVEGEISGSFEVTIAGLHKGVQVSQQRLSGTIKKGERLVSTILPQLDDATAGDPKTAKVVGLTATPFQPMDAPLPGVLLLSPWE, from the coding sequence ATGCGTCCAGTTCTGAGCCTGCGAAGAGCGCTCATCCTGTTGTGGACCGGGGCGGTGATCGTGATCGCGTTATTCGGTGGGGCGACCTCTTCCGGGGCCGCCGGGCCGCCGGTTGCCTCTGCCACTGCGACCCTGAATATCATCGCGGGCGACGTGCAAGTGGTTCCTTCTGAGGGCGGCCCGGCTCGGGCCGCGAAAGACGGCATGAACCTGGCCGTCGGAGCGCATGTGGTGACCGGTCCTAAATCCACGGCGCTGGTGACCTTCCTCGACGGCAGTACGTTGACCGTACAACCTGACTCGGATGCGACGGTCAAGCAGGCCGATCTCAGCAAGAAGCAATCGACTGTCCGGATCAAGGTCAATCTGGGTACCGTGTGGGCTCGTGTCGCCAAGCTGGTGGATTCAGGATCGAGCTTCTCGCTCGAATCCAACAGTGCGACAGCCACGGTCCATGACGGCCTCATCGGCGCCAGGCAGGAGGCCGATGGCACCTTTACCTGCTGGACCCGCGCCGGCAACCTCTTTCTCGTCGACCCGAGCGGCCGCATCATCTCGGAGTTGCAGCCCGGCCAAATGGACGTCGTGAAAACCGGCCAGCCGTCCAACCCGCATCCGTTTTTCTCCAATGACAGCGCGCTGCGTGTGGCGACGTCGTCGGGCGTCTTGCCTTTAACCCTGATGGCAGACAAGGCCAGGCTGGCGGGATTTGTCTCTCCTCGGTTTGAGGTGAATCAGGTATTCGGCTCATTCACCGGGCTGACGGAACAGGGCGGGCGCGTGGTCGAAGTCCCGGCCGGTGTTGCGGCGCCCTTCACCCTGATCGTGGAAGGGGAAATCAGCGGCTCGTTCGAGGTAACGATTGCAGGGCTGCACAAGGGCGTGCAGGTCTCCCAACAGCGGCTTTCCGGGACGATCAAAAAAGGAGAGCGGCTGGTGAGCACGATTCTGCCGCAACTTGATGACGCGACGGCGGGCGATCCGAAGACGGCGAAAGTGGTCGGTCTCACGGCGACACCCTTTCAGCCGATGGATGCCCCCCTGCCGGGCGTGCTCTTGCTGTCTCCCTGGGAGTGA
- a CDS encoding VacJ family lipoprotein, with product MTIKREDVTTDQRAMRFGVLILLALLWLPGCAGRTGAPAVPTAMLEPPTPPVLLADASVTPTPAADVTEQASDEPFDPFAKSGEEGVEEYDPWESLNTKVFEFNRKVDRWVLKPVAQGYNVVIPNPVQVGISNLFYNLRFPSRFLNNVFQGKVRGAATEMGRFMLNTTFGLGGLYDVAKDMDITTPEEDTGQTLGFYGVKPGPYVVLPLLPPFNVRDLIGFAGDIALNPFNWLVAPIIEVEGIPSVIGHTDRATSTVVQLGGRVFEIVNDRSLNLEKFQGVEEATLDLYAAVRNAYLQKRARAIRE from the coding sequence ATGACGATCAAGAGAGAAGACGTAACGACCGATCAGAGAGCTATGCGATTTGGCGTTCTCATTTTGCTGGCGTTGCTATGGCTGCCGGGCTGTGCCGGCCGGACCGGCGCGCCCGCCGTGCCAACAGCTATGCTCGAACCTCCCACGCCGCCGGTGCTGCTCGCCGATGCATCGGTGACGCCGACTCCTGCCGCTGATGTCACGGAACAAGCGTCAGACGAGCCCTTCGATCCCTTCGCGAAGTCCGGCGAAGAAGGTGTTGAGGAATATGATCCGTGGGAATCGCTGAATACGAAGGTCTTTGAGTTTAACCGGAAGGTGGACCGGTGGGTGCTCAAGCCGGTGGCACAGGGTTACAACGTCGTCATACCCAACCCTGTTCAAGTCGGAATCAGCAACCTCTTCTACAATCTCCGGTTTCCCAGCCGATTTCTCAATAATGTGTTTCAGGGCAAGGTGCGGGGGGCTGCGACAGAGATGGGACGGTTCATGTTGAACACGACTTTCGGACTCGGAGGTCTGTACGATGTGGCGAAAGACATGGACATTACCACGCCCGAGGAAGATACCGGTCAAACGTTAGGGTTCTATGGCGTCAAGCCGGGGCCGTATGTGGTGTTGCCGCTGCTGCCTCCGTTTAATGTTCGCGACCTGATCGGATTTGCTGGCGACATCGCGCTCAATCCGTTCAACTGGCTGGTGGCGCCGATCATCGAAGTCGAAGGAATTCCCTCGGTGATCGGCCATACGGATCGGGCCACCAGTACGGTAGTGCAGCTCGGGGGCCGGGTGTTTGAAATTGTGAACGACCGTTCGTTGAACCTCGAAAAGTTCCAGGGGGTTGAAGAAGCCACGCTGGATCTGTACGCCGCCGTCCGCAACGCCTACCTCCAAAAGCGTGCGCGGGCGATCCGCGAGTAA